The following are encoded in a window of Ruminiclostridium herbifermentans genomic DNA:
- a CDS encoding alpha-amylase family glycosyl hydrolase: MTKEYGILKIDPFLGPFASDIELRMDRYKKVRYKLVEDNKSLSSFANGHLYYGFHPTENGWVYREWAPNAQEISLIGDFNDWNEKSHKMKKLPNGNWELIVKGKIPHQSRVRLKLKANNTTYDRIPLYCKRIIQHPQSRNFDGVIWYPPEKFEWHDAGFRPQQPLYIYECHIGMSGEKEDVSTFSEFVENVLPRIKKLGYTAIQIMAIMEHPYYGSFGYQVSNFFAVSSRFGTPEDFKALVDAAHSLGIAVIMDLVHSHTVRNTVEGLSEFDGTDYQFCHHGSKGDHPDWNTRLFNYGKPEVQHFLLSNIKYWLEEYHLDGFRFDGVTSMLYHHHGRGTAFDNYEKYFSMSTDLEAITYLQLATEVAKEVNPNCILIAEDMSGMPGMCLPIAVGGIGFDYRLGMGLPDYIIKMMKTPDDYWHMGTLWYELTTRRPQEKVIGYTESHDQALVGDKTIIFWLADKEMYFHMDKASINEGIDRAIALHKMLRFITCTIGGDGYLNFMGNEFGHPEWIDFPREGNGWSYKYARRQWSLVDNPFLKYEYLNNFDKAMLSFIADNEIYLEPVRLLYVNEFSKIIAFTKGYFTFIFNFHPQNSYVHELKDTSLFKIVFHSAWKQFGGFVEESLNEGLLIENGVVVDRRTAVVIEYLKKDFHPEI, encoded by the coding sequence ATGACTAAAGAATACGGGATTTTGAAAATTGACCCCTTTCTAGGACCTTTTGCCAGTGACATTGAGCTGCGTATGGATCGTTACAAGAAAGTCAGATACAAGTTAGTTGAAGACAATAAATCACTTTCGTCTTTTGCTAATGGTCATCTTTATTATGGTTTTCACCCAACAGAAAATGGCTGGGTTTATAGGGAGTGGGCTCCAAATGCACAAGAGATATCATTAATAGGAGATTTCAATGATTGGAATGAAAAATCACACAAGATGAAAAAGCTTCCAAATGGTAATTGGGAATTGATTGTTAAAGGCAAAATTCCACACCAATCTAGAGTTCGTTTGAAATTAAAGGCCAACAATACTACATATGATCGCATACCACTTTATTGCAAACGAATTATTCAGCATCCCCAATCAAGAAATTTTGATGGAGTGATATGGTATCCTCCCGAAAAGTTTGAATGGCATGATGCAGGCTTTAGACCCCAGCAGCCCCTATACATCTATGAATGTCATATTGGTATGTCTGGAGAAAAAGAAGATGTATCTACTTTTTCTGAGTTTGTAGAAAATGTTTTACCTCGTATAAAAAAACTTGGCTATACTGCAATTCAGATTATGGCTATTATGGAACACCCATATTATGGTTCTTTTGGATATCAGGTATCAAACTTTTTCGCTGTTTCCTCCCGCTTTGGAACGCCTGAAGACTTCAAGGCTCTTGTAGATGCAGCACATAGCTTAGGTATAGCGGTAATTATGGATTTAGTTCATTCTCATACTGTAAGAAATACAGTTGAAGGATTATCCGAATTTGACGGAACTGATTATCAATTTTGCCATCATGGCAGTAAAGGTGATCACCCTGATTGGAATACTCGCCTATTTAACTATGGAAAACCAGAGGTTCAGCATTTTCTGCTGTCCAATATCAAATATTGGTTAGAAGAATATCATTTGGACGGTTTTCGTTTTGATGGTGTTACCTCTATGCTATACCATCATCACGGCAGAGGAACTGCTTTTGATAATTACGAAAAGTACTTTTCAATGAGTACCGATCTTGAAGCCATAACATACCTTCAGCTAGCTACAGAAGTTGCTAAAGAAGTAAATCCTAATTGTATACTTATTGCTGAGGACATGAGCGGAATGCCTGGTATGTGCTTGCCTATTGCAGTAGGCGGAATAGGCTTTGATTACAGATTGGGTATGGGGCTGCCTGATTATATCATTAAAATGATGAAGACTCCGGATGACTATTGGCATATGGGAACATTGTGGTATGAGTTAACAACACGCAGACCTCAAGAAAAAGTAATCGGTTATACAGAATCTCATGACCAGGCTCTCGTGGGAGATAAAACTATAATATTTTGGCTGGCTGATAAAGAAATGTATTTTCATATGGATAAAGCCTCAATTAACGAAGGTATTGACAGAGCTATCGCCTTACACAAAATGCTTCGCTTTATTACATGTACCATTGGTGGGGACGGCTATTTAAATTTTATGGGTAATGAATTCGGACATCCTGAATGGATTGATTTCCCACGTGAAGGCAATGGCTGGAGCTATAAATATGCAAGGCGTCAATGGAGTTTAGTAGATAACCCATTTTTGAAATATGAATATCTAAATAATTTTGACAAAGCAATGCTAAGTTTCATAGCAGACAATGAAATATACCTTGAGCCTGTTCGCTTGTTATATGTAAATGAATTCAGTAAAATAATAGCATTTACTAAAGGATATTTTACGTTTATATTTAATTTCCATCCTCAGAACAGCTATGTCCATGAATTAAAGGACACTTCTTTATTTAAAATTGTATTCCATAGCGCATGGAAGCAGTTTGGAGGCTTTGTGGAAGAATCTTTGAATGAAGGTCTGCTTATAGAAAATGGTGTTGTTGTAGACCGAAGAACAGCAGTTGTAATTGAATATTTAAAAAAGGACTTCCATCCTGAAATTTAG